One window of the Rosa rugosa chromosome 3, drRosRugo1.1, whole genome shotgun sequence genome contains the following:
- the LOC133739627 gene encoding protein SMALL AUXIN UP-REGULATED RNA 12 translates to MSTGATKCSKIRHIVKLRQLLRRWRSKARMSSASRTPSDVPEGHVAICVGPYCTRYVMPASYLNHPVFKKLLVQAEEEYGFTNQGPLAIPCDESLFEEVVRYISRSESGGSARYCHVDVRNNFDFLADSRPLLRGFSEKTIW, encoded by the coding sequence ATGTCAACCGGAGCCACAAAATGCAGCAAGATCCGCCACATTGTGAAGCTCCGCCAGTTGCTGCGGCGGTGGCGCAGCAAGGCCCGCATGTCGTCTGCTAGCCGCACACCGTCGGATGTCCCAGAGGGACACGTGGCGATCTGCGTCGGCCCCTACTGCACCAGATACGTCATGCCCGCGTCGTACCTGAACCACCCCGTGTTCAAGAAGCTCCTCGTACAAGCCGAGGAGGAGTACGGCTTCACTAACCAAGGCCCGCTGGCCATCCCATGCGACGAGTCACTCTTTGAAGAGGTGGTCCGGTACATTTCCCGATCGGAGTCCGGCGGGTCGGCCCGGTACTGCCACGTGGATGTCCGGAATAACTTCGATTTCTTGGCCGATTCCCGACCGTTGCTTCGTGGCTTTTCCGAGAAAACAATCTGGTAA